The following proteins come from a genomic window of Shinella zoogloeoides:
- a CDS encoding cysteine hydrolase family protein, whose protein sequence is MYSEWRHICVDMQRMFAEDTPWKVAWMERVSPEVLEVVGRHPERTIFSRFLPPARATDAMGMWRNYYEKWWMMTAEHLPGEMYGLLPELAAFTPPAILFDKRTYSPWIDGRLHAYLKGHDVETLVITGGETDVCVLATALGAIDLGYRAIILTDAVCSGTDETHDASLKLLESRFTAQMEVMLTEAFLSSVAC, encoded by the coding sequence ATGTACAGTGAGTGGCGACATATCTGCGTGGATATGCAGCGCATGTTCGCTGAAGACACGCCCTGGAAAGTCGCCTGGATGGAGCGGGTCTCGCCAGAAGTCCTGGAAGTCGTGGGCCGCCATCCCGAGCGCACGATCTTCTCCCGGTTTCTCCCACCCGCCCGCGCTACCGATGCCATGGGCATGTGGCGAAACTACTACGAGAAGTGGTGGATGATGACGGCCGAGCACCTGCCGGGCGAGATGTACGGCCTCCTCCCGGAACTCGCCGCATTTACGCCGCCCGCTATCCTCTTCGACAAGCGAACCTATTCTCCCTGGATCGACGGACGGCTACACGCCTATCTAAAGGGACACGACGTGGAGACGCTGGTCATCACCGGTGGCGAGACCGATGTCTGCGTTCTCGCCACAGCCCTCGGTGCCATCGATCTCGGCTATCGCGCCATCATCCTGACGGATGCCGTCTGCAGTGGCACGGACGAGACGCATGACGCGTCCTTGAAACTGCTCGAAAGCCGCTTTACAGCACAGATGGAAGTGATGTTGACCGAGGCGTTCCTGTCGTCGGTTGCCTGCTAG
- the catE gene encoding catalase C has protein sequence MAKTTSPKAASAKSSKSTATAAQIHDQKLVRGDGGELHQVAEGETPVLTTAQGGPVADDQNSLRVGARGPLLVDDFHFREKIFHFDHERIPERVVHARGYGAHGFFETYESLAAYTRADLFQRAGEKTPAFVRFSTVAGNKGSFDLARDVRGFAVKLYTQEGNWDLVGNNIPVFFIQDAIKFPDMVHAVKQEPDRAFPQAQSAHDNFWDFISLTPESMHMIMWVMSDRAIPRSFRFMEGFGVHTFRLVNAKGESTFVKFHWKPKLGLQSVAWNEAVKINGADPDYHRRDLWNAIQSGNFPEWELCLQLFDQDFADSFDFDILDPTKIIPEEVLPVKPVGRLVLDRMPENFFAETEQVAFMTQNVPPGIDFSNDPLLQGRNFSYLDTQLKRLGSPNFTHIPINAPKCPFHHFQQDGHMAMRNPVGRANYQPNSWGEGPRESPVAGFPHFPAEEQGQKVRLRPESFADHYSQARQFYISQTPAEQRHIAAALTFELSKVETPVIRERVVSHVMNIDETLANTVGEKLGFQSMPKPADAAMPTRQDLEPSPALSIVERGPKRFEGRKLGILITDGVDIDLLTGLQDAILAEKAEVALIAPKVGGVTASDGSWVPAQFMIDGGPSVLFDAVALLPAKAAMDDLLQEATARDFVADAFQHCKFIGHAADAFPLLEKAGIADKLDEGVIELPCEDGLSAFVAELGKLRLWAREPSVKLGKASVPSA, from the coding sequence ATGGCCAAGACCACATCACCGAAAGCAGCATCGGCGAAATCATCGAAATCCACGGCAACGGCCGCGCAGATCCACGACCAAAAGCTAGTGCGTGGCGATGGCGGCGAACTGCACCAGGTCGCCGAGGGCGAAACGCCCGTTCTGACGACGGCACAAGGTGGTCCTGTCGCTGATGACCAGAACTCGCTCCGCGTCGGCGCACGCGGGCCGTTGCTGGTCGACGACTTTCATTTCCGCGAGAAGATCTTCCATTTCGACCACGAGCGCATTCCCGAACGGGTGGTGCATGCACGCGGGTATGGAGCGCACGGCTTCTTCGAGACTTACGAGTCCCTCGCTGCGTATACGCGCGCCGACCTCTTTCAGCGCGCCGGCGAGAAGACGCCGGCTTTTGTTCGCTTTTCCACCGTCGCAGGAAACAAGGGTTCCTTCGATCTGGCCCGCGACGTGCGCGGCTTTGCCGTCAAACTCTACACGCAGGAGGGCAACTGGGATCTTGTCGGCAACAACATCCCGGTCTTCTTCATCCAGGATGCCATCAAGTTCCCGGACATGGTGCATGCGGTGAAGCAGGAGCCCGACCGTGCCTTCCCACAGGCCCAGAGCGCGCATGATAATTTCTGGGACTTCATCAGTCTGACACCGGAAAGCATGCACATGATCATGTGGGTCATGTCGGACCGGGCCATTCCCCGTTCCTTCCGCTTCATGGAAGGGTTCGGTGTTCATACCTTCCGCCTGGTCAACGCGAAGGGTGAGTCCACGTTCGTCAAATTCCACTGGAAACCCAAGCTCGGCCTGCAATCCGTCGCCTGGAACGAGGCCGTGAAGATCAACGGTGCCGACCCGGACTATCACCGCCGCGACCTGTGGAACGCCATCCAGTCGGGCAACTTCCCCGAATGGGAGCTCTGTCTCCAGCTGTTCGATCAGGATTTTGCCGACAGTTTCGACTTCGACATCCTCGACCCTACCAAGATCATCCCCGAGGAGGTCCTGCCGGTGAAACCGGTCGGCCGCCTCGTCCTCGATCGCATGCCGGAGAATTTCTTTGCCGAGACGGAGCAGGTCGCGTTCATGACCCAGAACGTACCGCCCGGTATCGATTTTTCCAACGATCCGCTGCTGCAGGGGCGGAACTTCTCCTACCTCGATACGCAGCTTAAGCGTCTGGGCAGCCCGAACTTCACACATATCCCGATCAACGCACCCAAATGCCCTTTCCATCACTTCCAGCAGGACGGGCATATGGCCATGCGCAACCCCGTCGGCCGCGCCAATTACCAGCCCAACTCCTGGGGAGAAGGACCGCGTGAATCGCCGGTCGCCGGGTTCCCGCATTTCCCCGCCGAAGAGCAGGGCCAGAAGGTGAGGCTACGCCCCGAAAGCTTTGCCGACCACTATAGCCAGGCGCGCCAGTTCTACATTAGCCAAACCCCGGCCGAGCAACGGCACATCGCGGCCGCTCTGACCTTTGAGCTCAGCAAGGTCGAAACACCCGTGATCCGTGAGCGCGTCGTCTCGCATGTGATGAATATCGACGAGACCCTCGCCAACACCGTCGGCGAAAAGCTCGGCTTCCAGTCCATGCCGAAACCCGCCGATGCCGCAATGCCGACACGGCAGGACCTCGAGCCCTCGCCGGCGCTGAGCATCGTGGAGCGGGGACCGAAGCGCTTCGAGGGGCGCAAGCTTGGCATCCTCATTACGGACGGCGTCGATATCGACCTCTTGACCGGCCTGCAGGACGCCATTCTGGCGGAAAAGGCTGAGGTCGCCCTGATCGCGCCGAAAGTTGGTGGCGTGACAGCGTCCGACGGATCATGGGTACCGGCGCAGTTCATGATTGACGGCGGCCCGTCCGTGCTTTTCGACGCGGTGGCGCTGCTGCCGGCCAAGGCAGCCATGGACGACCTTCTGCAGGAGGCGACCGCGCGCGACTTCGTCGCCGATGCCTTCCAGCACTGCAAGTTCATTGGCCACGCCGCCGATGCCTTCCCGCTTCTGGAGAAGGCCGGGATCGCCGACAAGCTCGATGAAGGCGTCATCGAACTGCCGTGTGAAGACGGCCTCTCGGCCTTCGTCGCGGAACTCGGCAAGCTGCGCCTTTGGGCGCGCGAGCCCTCCGTCAAGCTCGGCAAGGCATCCGTTCCGTCCGCATAG
- a CDS encoding SDR family oxidoreductase, which translates to MSDDERRPLPPQPEQKQTPPGLTKAMTPVPDHGEDSYVGSGRLKGKVALITGADSGIGRAVAIAFAREGADVVVSYLSEDEDANETARWIEREERRALVLPGDITTEEHCAHLVRQCIENFGQLDVLVNNAAFQRTYADIGDISTAEWDRTFRTNIYAPFFLARAAIPHMKPGGSIINTTSIQSRQPSPHLLAYASTKGAISNFTAGLAEMVADKGIRVNAVAPGPIWTPLIPSTMPPEKTKDFGKQALLGRAGQPAELAGAYVLLASDLGSYMTGAVIPVTGGEIMI; encoded by the coding sequence ATGAGCGACGACGAACGCCGGCCGCTTCCGCCGCAGCCGGAACAGAAGCAAACGCCCCCAGGTTTGACAAAAGCCATGACGCCCGTTCCCGACCACGGTGAAGACAGTTACGTCGGGTCGGGCCGCCTCAAGGGAAAGGTTGCGTTGATCACAGGCGCCGATTCCGGTATCGGCCGCGCCGTGGCGATCGCGTTTGCCCGCGAAGGCGCAGATGTCGTCGTCTCCTATCTGAGCGAGGACGAGGATGCCAATGAAACGGCCCGCTGGATCGAACGGGAGGAGCGACGAGCGCTTGTCCTTCCGGGCGACATAACCACCGAAGAGCACTGCGCCCACCTCGTGCGCCAATGCATCGAGAACTTCGGGCAGCTCGACGTCCTCGTCAACAATGCCGCCTTCCAGCGCACCTATGCCGATATCGGCGATATCAGCACAGCAGAATGGGATCGAACGTTCCGAACCAATATCTATGCTCCGTTCTTTCTCGCCCGCGCCGCGATCCCGCATATGAAGCCTGGCGGCTCGATTATCAACACGACGTCTATCCAGTCGCGCCAACCATCGCCCCATCTGCTCGCCTATGCATCGACAAAGGGTGCGATCTCGAATTTCACGGCCGGTCTGGCCGAAATGGTGGCCGACAAGGGCATTCGGGTGAACGCCGTGGCGCCAGGGCCGATCTGGACGCCCCTCATTCCGTCCACCATGCCGCCGGAGAAGACGAAGGATTTTGGCAAACAAGCCCTGCTTGGCCGCGCCGGCCAACCAGCCGAACTGGCGGGGGCATACGTCCTGCTCGCCTCCGACCTCGGCAGTTACATGACGGGCGCCGTCATTCCCGTGACGGGCGGCGAAATCATGATCTGA
- a CDS encoding DUF2934 domain-containing protein, with product MTDTDRHEQIRRRAYWIWEEEGSPTGDDLRHWSMAEAEFEASRKGSSGDAATTDTPEVEISTGDEPPRKRIKRTEGP from the coding sequence ATGACCGATACCGATCGACATGAACAAATCCGCCGGCGTGCCTACTGGATCTGGGAAGAGGAAGGATCTCCGACCGGTGACGATCTGCGCCACTGGTCAATGGCGGAAGCGGAGTTCGAGGCTTCGAGGAAGGGGTCCAGCGGAGACGCCGCCACGACTGACACACCGGAAGTGGAAATCTCGACCGGAGATGAGCCGCCTCGCAAGAGAATCAAAAGGACCGAAGGACCTTGA
- a CDS encoding HD domain-containing protein: MNHLDHAIQVAQSAHEGQADKTGRSYFEHCRRVASSVTDDTGKVVAYLHDVVEKGKGWTLDRLREEGFPPDVISAVDAMTRREDEEWEAFVRRAASNSVAKPVKLADLEDNLSQVQTIGEDGQKYLRALRLITER; the protein is encoded by the coding sequence GTGAACCACCTCGATCACGCAATTCAGGTCGCCCAGTCGGCGCATGAAGGCCAAGCCGACAAGACCGGACGATCCTATTTCGAGCACTGCCGTCGCGTCGCCTCCTCCGTCACCGATGACACCGGAAAAGTCGTCGCGTATCTGCATGATGTGGTCGAGAAGGGTAAAGGTTGGACGCTGGATCGGCTGCGGGAGGAGGGTTTCCCGCCCGACGTCATCAGCGCGGTGGATGCGATGACGCGGCGAGAGGATGAGGAGTGGGAGGCATTTGTCCGCCGGGCTGCTTCGAACTCTGTCGCAAAGCCCGTGAAGCTGGCAGACCTTGAGGACAATCTTTCGCAAGTGCAGACGATCGGCGAGGATGGTCAGAAGTATCTGCGAGCCCTTCGTCTAATCACTGAACGCTGA
- a CDS encoding SDR family oxidoreductase, translating into MGSPVTMITGAASGIGRATAELLASTGHRLVLFDRDENALSETQKALVDGTEAIAIAGDVSDEFDLGDMVQRTQDHFGRLDAVVANAGINGVWAPIEDLSPSEWDETIRVNLRGTFLTLHAAVPLLKRAGGGAIVVVSSINGVRTFTNPGATAYSASKAAQVAMAQQLALELGKHRIRVNVVCPGAVETNIVAGSQIRNRAETEVPVIWPQGSIPLTDGRPGQAIDVAKVIRFLLSAEASHMTGSPVYVDGGQGLLR; encoded by the coding sequence ATGGGGTCTCCCGTTACGATGATTACCGGGGCCGCATCTGGAATAGGGCGGGCGACGGCGGAACTTCTTGCGTCAACGGGCCATCGTCTCGTGCTCTTCGACCGCGACGAAAATGCCCTTTCCGAAACACAGAAAGCTCTGGTGGATGGCACCGAGGCAATCGCTATCGCCGGTGATGTTTCTGATGAATTTGACCTTGGCGACATGGTCCAGAGGACACAAGACCATTTCGGCCGCCTGGACGCGGTCGTGGCGAATGCCGGCATCAACGGCGTCTGGGCACCTATCGAGGATCTAAGCCCCTCCGAATGGGACGAGACGATCCGCGTCAATCTTCGCGGTACCTTCCTCACGCTTCACGCGGCGGTTCCGCTGCTTAAAAGAGCTGGAGGCGGGGCAATCGTCGTCGTATCGTCGATCAACGGGGTGCGCACCTTCACCAATCCCGGTGCGACCGCCTATAGCGCGTCCAAGGCGGCGCAGGTGGCCATGGCGCAGCAACTCGCCCTTGAACTCGGAAAACACCGCATCCGGGTGAATGTCGTCTGCCCGGGAGCGGTCGAAACAAACATTGTCGCCGGCTCGCAAATTCGCAACCGCGCGGAAACGGAAGTGCCGGTCATCTGGCCGCAGGGCAGCATTCCCTTGACCGACGGTAGGCCTGGCCAGGCAATCGATGTTGCCAAGGTCATCCGATTCCTGCTCAGCGCCGAGGCATCGCATATGACGGGCTCGCCAGTCTACGTAGACGGCGGCCAGGGGTTGCTGCGATGA
- a CDS encoding YbhB/YbcL family Raf kinase inhibitor-like protein, producing the protein MDTFKNLRLPACALLFLLPASAHAQIKGEIGRASDVIIEGSILEPEKLQMGDDDKLTDLIRAPDGFKVEVFARDLVNPRMLAVSDTGVLYATRRSVGDVIMLKDADGDGKADGAVTVASRPGMHGIAFDGGKVFLVTIHDVYTADVKEDGTFGPLTRIINDLPDAGQHANRTLAVGPDGMLYISSGSTCNECQEDNPENAALLRASKDGKSRTIFASGLRNTIGFDWEPTSGALYGVDHGIDWLGDDVQIEELNLLEQGKKYGWPYVYGKSGLNPHIDPPEGISLQDWAQQSSEPLLGYTPHSAPMQMAFYDGNAFPEGYRGDAFIAMRGSWNRRPPSGYEVVRIDFENGKPVAFERFLEGFLLQQENGKYGYLGRLTGVAVGMDGALFVADDSNGIVYRVHYEGGQKASADNAEAIPNVVADKPASKTALDLIEAKEAQVIAVRSAFAANQPIPLQYSADGDNASPALEWDAGPEGTKSYVVIVDDPDADKPKPFTHWVAYDIPGDVIKLREGMPGTPILQEPEGLKQGANSMGSIGYTGPKPPVGDPAHHYHFQVFALDVETLGIDPGAMREDVLEAMKGHVLSKGEITGTFERRAGAN; encoded by the coding sequence ATGGACACGTTCAAGAACCTGCGCCTCCCGGCCTGTGCTCTCTTGTTTCTCTTGCCCGCAAGCGCGCACGCCCAGATCAAGGGCGAGATTGGCCGCGCGTCGGACGTGATCATCGAGGGTTCAATTCTGGAGCCGGAAAAACTCCAGATGGGCGACGACGACAAGCTCACAGATCTCATTAGGGCGCCGGACGGCTTCAAGGTCGAGGTTTTTGCGCGCGATCTTGTCAATCCGCGCATGCTTGCGGTGTCCGATACCGGCGTCCTCTATGCCACCCGCCGCTCCGTCGGCGACGTCATCATGCTGAAGGATGCCGATGGCGACGGCAAGGCCGACGGCGCGGTGACGGTCGCCAGTCGCCCGGGCATGCATGGCATCGCGTTCGATGGCGGCAAAGTCTTCCTCGTGACGATCCACGATGTCTATACGGCCGATGTCAAGGAAGATGGTACATTCGGTCCTCTGACTCGTATCATCAATGATTTGCCCGACGCCGGCCAGCATGCCAACCGCACTCTCGCCGTTGGGCCAGACGGCATGCTCTATATCTCCTCAGGCAGCACCTGCAATGAATGCCAGGAGGACAATCCCGAAAACGCGGCTCTTCTGCGCGCCAGCAAGGACGGCAAGAGCCGGACGATATTTGCTAGCGGTCTCAGGAATACGATCGGCTTCGACTGGGAGCCAACGTCGGGTGCCCTCTACGGCGTCGACCACGGCATTGACTGGCTTGGGGACGATGTGCAGATCGAGGAACTGAACCTGCTCGAACAGGGGAAGAAGTACGGCTGGCCCTATGTTTATGGCAAGAGTGGCCTCAATCCGCATATCGACCCGCCGGAAGGAATATCGCTGCAGGATTGGGCACAACAGTCGAGCGAACCGCTGCTCGGCTACACACCGCACAGCGCGCCGATGCAGATGGCGTTTTATGACGGTAACGCTTTTCCGGAAGGCTATCGAGGAGATGCGTTCATCGCCATGCGTGGCTCGTGGAACCGCCGCCCGCCGAGCGGTTACGAGGTCGTCCGCATCGATTTCGAAAACGGCAAACCCGTCGCCTTCGAGCGGTTCCTTGAAGGTTTTCTGTTGCAGCAGGAGAACGGGAAATACGGCTATCTCGGTCGCCTGACCGGCGTCGCTGTGGGCATGGATGGCGCGCTGTTCGTTGCCGATGACAGCAACGGGATCGTCTATCGGGTGCACTACGAAGGCGGGCAAAAGGCAAGCGCGGACAATGCCGAAGCGATTCCCAACGTCGTGGCGGATAAGCCTGCGTCGAAGACCGCGCTCGACCTGATCGAGGCGAAAGAGGCGCAAGTGATTGCCGTCAGAAGCGCGTTTGCGGCGAACCAGCCGATTCCGCTTCAGTATAGTGCCGACGGCGACAATGCTTCGCCGGCACTGGAATGGGATGCCGGACCCGAGGGCACAAAATCCTATGTTGTCATCGTTGACGATCCCGATGCCGACAAACCCAAACCGTTCACGCATTGGGTGGCCTACGATATCCCGGGCGACGTCATCAAGCTACGCGAGGGGATGCCGGGGACACCAATCCTCCAAGAGCCGGAGGGCCTGAAGCAGGGCGCCAATAGCATGGGATCTATTGGCTATACCGGGCCCAAACCACCGGTTGGCGACCCCGCCCATCACTACCATTTCCAGGTCTTCGCACTCGATGTCGAGACCCTCGGCATCGATCCGGGCGCGATGCGTGAAGACGTGCTTGAGGCGATGAAGGGTCACGTTCTCAGCAAGGGCGAAATAACAGGGACATTCGAGCGCAGAGCTGGAGCCAACTGA
- a CDS encoding YciE/YciF ferroxidase family protein: MPTKTMEDLFLDGIKDIYYAERKIIAGLKKMIRGAEAEDLKAAFDKHLQETEGQVERLVQVFELLGKPARGKTCPAIDGILEEGQEILEEFKGSPALDAGLLAAAQAVEHYEIARYGTLKSWAMQLGKNDVAKLLDQTLAEETKTDQALTQLAEAKVNREGKTKAA, translated from the coding sequence ATGCCAACCAAGACAATGGAAGACCTTTTCCTCGATGGTATCAAGGACATCTACTACGCCGAGCGCAAGATCATTGCCGGCCTCAAGAAGATGATCCGCGGCGCCGAGGCCGAGGACCTGAAGGCCGCCTTCGACAAGCACCTGCAGGAAACCGAGGGCCAAGTCGAGCGGCTCGTGCAGGTGTTCGAGCTTCTCGGCAAGCCCGCCCGCGGCAAGACTTGCCCGGCCATCGACGGCATTCTCGAAGAAGGCCAGGAAATCCTCGAGGAATTCAAGGGGTCGCCCGCACTCGACGCAGGCCTTCTCGCCGCTGCGCAGGCCGTCGAGCACTACGAGATCGCCCGCTACGGCACCTTGAAGTCCTGGGCGATGCAGCTTGGCAAGAACGATGTCGCCAAACTCCTCGACCAGACGCTCGCCGAGGAAACCAAGACCGACCAGGCCCTGACGCAGCTTGCAGAGGCCAAGGTCAACCGCGAAGGCAAGACCAAGGCGGCATGA
- a CDS encoding zinc-dependent alcohol dehydrogenase translates to MKALTWHGKSDIRCESVPDPKIEHGRDAIIKVTACAICGSDLHIFDGVIPSMQHGDIVGHETMGEVVEVGSDNKALKVGDRVVVPFTIACGECFFCKRGHYSGCERSNPNRKKAAKLWGNSPAGLFGYSHLLGGFSGGQAEYMRVPYADVGPIKVPDGLTDEQVLFLSDIFPTGYMAAEFCDITPGDTIAIWGCGPVGQMAIKSAFLLGAERVVAIDTVPERKALAEASGALVLDFRDEDIYDRMMELTAGRGADACIDAVGTEPDTMSGFDAIVDRVKVATFMGTDRPHVLRQAIHCCRNFGTVSIVGVYGGFVDKIPMGSAINRGLTFRMAQTPVQHYLPILLERIERGDIDPSFVITHRAGLEDGPELYKTFRDKKDGCIKVVLKP, encoded by the coding sequence ATGAAAGCCCTGACCTGGCATGGCAAAAGCGATATCCGCTGCGAAAGCGTTCCTGATCCCAAGATCGAACATGGCCGCGACGCGATCATCAAGGTGACGGCCTGTGCGATCTGCGGGTCGGACCTGCACATCTTCGACGGCGTGATCCCCAGCATGCAACATGGTGACATCGTCGGCCACGAAACCATGGGCGAGGTGGTCGAGGTCGGCTCGGACAACAAGGCGCTGAAGGTGGGCGATCGTGTCGTGGTGCCCTTCACCATCGCCTGCGGTGAGTGCTTCTTCTGCAAGCGCGGTCATTACTCGGGCTGTGAGCGTTCAAACCCGAACCGTAAGAAGGCCGCGAAGCTCTGGGGAAACTCGCCTGCAGGACTGTTCGGCTATTCCCATTTGCTTGGAGGTTTCAGCGGCGGACAGGCGGAATATATGCGCGTGCCATATGCCGATGTCGGGCCGATCAAGGTGCCGGATGGCCTGACGGACGAGCAGGTGCTGTTCCTCTCCGACATCTTTCCGACCGGCTACATGGCAGCTGAATTCTGCGACATCACTCCTGGGGACACGATCGCGATCTGGGGCTGCGGACCTGTCGGCCAGATGGCAATCAAGAGCGCTTTTCTGCTCGGCGCTGAACGGGTGGTCGCCATCGACACCGTGCCGGAACGCAAGGCGCTTGCCGAGGCGAGCGGCGCGCTCGTGCTCGATTTCCGCGACGAGGATATTTATGACCGAATGATGGAATTGACCGCCGGCCGCGGAGCCGATGCCTGTATCGATGCGGTCGGCACGGAGCCGGACACCATGTCCGGCTTCGACGCGATCGTCGATCGGGTGAAAGTCGCCACCTTCATGGGCACGGACCGGCCGCATGTGCTGCGCCAGGCCATTCATTGCTGCCGCAACTTCGGCACGGTCTCGATCGTCGGCGTCTATGGCGGTTTCGTCGACAAGATCCCGATGGGGTCGGCCATCAACCGCGGCCTGACCTTCCGCATGGCGCAGACACCGGTGCAGCACTACCTGCCGATCCTGCTGGAGCGCATCGAACGGGGCGACATCGATCCGTCCTTCGTGATCACCCATCGGGCAGGGCTGGAAGACGGCCCCGAGCTTTACAAGACATTCCGCGACAAGAAGGACGGTTGCATCAAGGTCGTGCTCAAGCCGTGA